The following nucleotide sequence is from Nitrospirota bacterium.
GGCAACGGCCCTCGCGAACAGGGCCCGCGACGCCGAGGCATACCGCCGACACCACGGCGCGCTCTCCGTGTTCCAGGAACACGGAGAGCAACTCCTCGAAATGGGCATGCTGACGGCTGGAGAACGTCTCTTCCCTCGCGATCTCGAAACGGCCCGCTTCGGGATGCACCAGCGCCAGGACGGTTTTGGTCCCGCCGATGTCTCCGGCCAGAATCACGTTCGGCTCACTTGGCAGGACTCAGAGCGCCCGCCACCGCCGCCCGTCGCGTTCGACTAGTCGATCGGCCTCCACCGGCCCCCAGGTGCCGGCCGCGTACTCGGGCAACCACTTCGAACCCTGTTCCCTCCACCCATCGAGTATGCCCGTGATCCATTCCCACGCCGCCTCCACCGCGTCGCGCCGCATAAACAACGTCGCGTCTCCGGCCATCACGTCGAGCAGCAGCCGCTCGTACGCCTCGGGCGAGACCGTTCCATACCCGGAACCGTAGCGGAAGTCCATGGCAACAGGGTCGATCCTAACGCGCGATCCCGGCTGCTTGGAGTTGATGTGCAGCGAAAACCCTTCCTCTGGTTGAATCCGCAGCGCGAGGACGTTGGGTTCCAGGGGCGTGGACGGGGGAGCATTAAATAACACGGGGGGAATCTCTCTGAACTGGACCGCGATTTCGGTGACGCGCTTGGCCATGCGTTTTCCCGTCCGCAAATAAAACGGCACGCCCGCCCACCGCCAGTTGTCGATAAAGGCCTTCAGCGCCACGAACGTCTCGACCGTCGAGTCGGGCTTGACACCCGGTTCCCGTCGATAACCGGGAACCTCCTCGCCGTTCGCCACTCCCGGGCTGTATTGTCCACGCACGGTGTACTCGTTCACGCGTGACCCGACGATCGGCCGGAGCGACCGCAGCACCTCCAACCTGGCGCTCCGCACCACGTCGGGGTCCAGTGACCACGGCGGCTCCATCGCCACCAGTGACAGGAGCTGCAGGATGTGGTTCTGAACCATGTCACGCAAGGCCCCGGCCTCTTCGTAGTACGCCGCGCGCGACCCGACCCCCTTCTCTTCGGCGACCGTGATTTCGACGTGGTCGATGTATTTGTGATTCCACAGCGGTTCGAAAATCCCGTTGGCAAACCGCAGGACGAGCAGGTTCTGGACCGTCTCCTTACCGAGGTAGTGGTCGATCCGGAACACTTGCGATTCATCGAAGGTCCGCCCCAGGACGGCGTTGATCTCGCGAGCCGATTCCAGGTCCCGCCCAATGGGTTTCTCCACGATCACTCGCGAGTACGGATGATCC
It contains:
- the zwf gene encoding glucose-6-phosphate dehydrogenase yields the protein MPEPTVANGTNAELKRGAPSCTLVIFGGSGDLARRKLMPALYNLLLDGALPDIAVLGVGRKPLSDDEFRTMARDSVVAYSRQALDEAKWGEFERRLFYAIGGIEDAETYQRIRSRAQAVERELGLPGHRVFYLAIPPTSIAAAAEGLQDAGLVHPPVPDHPYSRVIVEKPIGRDLESAREINAVLGRTFDESQVFRIDHYLGKETVQNLLVLRFANGIFEPLWNHKYIDHVEITVAEEKGVGSRAAYYEEAGALRDMVQNHILQLLSLVAMEPPWSLDPDVVRSARLEVLRSLRPIVGSRVNEYTVRGQYSPGVANGEEVPGYRREPGVKPDSTVETFVALKAFIDNWRWAGVPFYLRTGKRMAKRVTEIAVQFREIPPVLFNAPPSTPLEPNVLALRIQPEEGFSLHINSKQPGSRVRIDPVAMDFRYGSGYGTVSPEAYERLLLDVMAGDATLFMRRDAVEAAWEWITGILDGWREQGSKWLPEYAAGTWGPVEADRLVERDGRRWRAL